Below is a window of Prosthecobacter algae DNA.
AGGTCCACCTGGGTGGCATCGGCGTGCATCACTTCGACGCCCTGATGGCCGTACTTCTTTTCCAGTTGTGGGGCGAGCTGGTTGTCCTTCTCAATCAGAAGGAGCTTTTGCGGGCGGCTAACCAAATGTTGCGTCATGGCTCCGAGGCCAGGGCCGGGCTCCACCACAAAGGCAGCGCCATCCGGCTGGATCTGGTCGGAGATCCAGCGCGCCACCTCTTCATCCACGAGGAAGTTTTGCCCCATGCTCTTGCGAGGGGTCACTTCCTGGCCGCCGATGATGCGGGTGGAGCGGAATTTGGGGCGTCGGTTGAATTGCATGGCTGCTCCATCGCATTGACCGGCAAGTTCTGCCAACTGGAAAGCTGAGGTTCGCCAGGGGAAATAGAAAGGCAGCGGAGTGATCGTACCTTGTTCAAGTCATATCATGAGAGTCCATATCCTGTTAGGAGCCTGCGCCCTGTTCTGTGGTCAAGGCATGTCAGCGAACCCGATCGAGAGCTTTGGGGCCTTGGTCCAGACTGGCACTTGGACAGAGAACCGGGTCGATGTGGAGGGCAAGTCGCAGCCTCATGAAGTCAAAGGCGAGCTGTGGAGTGCGGCCATCCAGGCTGCCTTCGCTCAGCAGAACACGGTGCATCTCCCCGCCCGGCCGGAGCCTTACTATTTGGATTCACCCATTGTTCTGAAGTCCGGCCAGTCGCTGACGGCCGATCTAACGACCGAGATCCGGCTGCGGCCTGGCAGCAATACCTGCATGGTTCGCAACGAGCATGTCCTGGGCTTTCGCGATGGGCCGGTGCCAGCGGGCCTACAGCCGGACACGGACATTCGGGTCGAAGGCGGGATCTGGACGACCCTGGCGAATGGTGTCAAAGGGGCCAATGGCAACCTTCGCGGCTCGTCGGCCAGCCAGGATGGAGTACCTGGCACACATGGCGTTATCCTATTGCACAATGTCCGCCGCATCACGGTGCGGAATGTGACCATTCGCCAGAGCAAGGCCTTCGGAGTGCATCTGGCCAATGTGCGGGAGTTTCTGGTGGAGGGGGTGATCCTTGATCGCCAGGAACGGGACGGGGTGCATGTGAATGGTCCTGCCAGCGAGGGTGTCATTCGTGATGTTTCCGGGGACTCTCATGATGACCCGGTGGCCCTCAATGCCTGGGAGTGGGAGAACTATGCGCCGACCTTTGGCCCGATTCATCATGTGACCATCGAAGGCATTCGAGGAGCGCCGGAGGGGAAGCACAGCACGGATTCGATCCGTCTGCTGCCTGGGGTGAAACGTTTTGCCGATGGCTCAACCCTGGACTGTCCGATTCATGACATTGTGCTTCGGGACATCACAGATATCCGCGAGTTCAAATTCTATGATCAGCCGAACCTGGAAAAGGGCAGGGACAACGACTTCAGTGTGGAAGTTGGGACGCTGCGTAACATCCAACTTCAAGGTCTGACGTTCACCCGGCCTGGTGTCATCCAGGTGGCGGCTGAAGTGGAGGGGCTGCGGGTGGAGGATGTGAGGTTGGCCTTCACTCCCGCGCCCGCTTATCGCCTCATCGCCATTGGTCCCATGTCGGCCACTTACCGTCCTGGGAACGATCCATCGCGGTGGGTGGAGATCTTTTCTCCTGATCGTGATGTGACGGTGAAGGGGCTTCGTCTGGGCAAGGTCATGGTGAATGGGCAGTCTGTGGAAGATGCGGAGTCGAGGTTTGTCTCCGTGAAGGATCAGCAGATCAATCCTGACTTTCCGCGCACACTGCCCAGGGGCGGCCTGGGCAAGGCGAGATTGCTGCCGTGAGGGGAAGTTACTTTTTAGGGCCCTTCTTTTTGCGGTCGGATTCCCAGGCGCGCTCGGAATCGTAGAGTTCGTTTTCGACTGGAAGCTGGGCTCCCACCTGGGTGCGCCAGTCGTTGAGCTGCTTCTGCATCTTTTGGGCAATGTCGGGTTCCACGGCGGCGACGTTGTCAGCCTCGCCCACATCGCGGCGGATGTTGTAGAGTTCGACATGCTGGTCGTCGAAGAATTCAACCAGCTTCCAGTCGCCCGCGCGAATGGCGCTGTAGGGGGTGGCGCTGCCGGGGTGGTAGTGGGGGTAGTGCCAGTAGATGGCCTCGCGTTTGAGGATGTCTTTCTGAGTGAGGAGGGGCAGCAGCGATTCGCCATCCACCACCTGGCCTTCTTTCAAGGGAGTGCCGGTGGCTTCGAGAAGAGTGGGCACGTGGTCATAGCTGATCACGGGGGCATCGTTGGTGGTTCCGGGCTCGATGGTACCTGGCCAAGCGATGATGAGGGGGATGTGTACACCGCCATCGTAGGCGCTGCCTTTGCCGAGGCGGGAGGGGCTATTGTCCGTGGGGCCGGGTTTCCAGCCCTGGGCGCCGACGGTGCCACTGAGACCGCCATTGTCGCTGGTGAAGACAAAGATGGTGTTTTCGCTGAGGTTCAGCTTTTGCAGGGTCTCACGCAGGCGGCCGACGCCGTCATCCACACTTTCCACGAGGGCGGCATAGACGGGATTGCTATGACTGCCGTCGGCCTTTTTGGCCTGGTATTTGGCCACGACATCCGGCTTGCCCATGATGGGGGTATGGACGGCGTAATGGGGGAGGTAGATGAAGAAGGGCTGGTCCTTGTTCTTTTCGATGAAGCCGATGGCTTCCGTGGTGAGGCGGTCGGTCAGGAACTCGCCTTCGGGGCCATCGGGCAGAGTGGCGATTTTATAGGGGGAGAAGTAGCTGGGGGGAGAGCCGGCATCAGTGCCGCCGATGTTGACATCAAAGCCATGCTTTTCCGGGTAGTGATCGGCCCCGCCGAGGTGCCATTTGCCGATGCTGGCGGTGGCGTAACCTCGGGTTTTCAGGCGTTCGGCCAGGGTTTCTTCAGCCTCGGGCAGGTGCTTGGTCCATTCCGGGATGGTGAGACGGGCGTGAGGGCGGGTGTGGCCGGCGATCCAGTCGGTGATGTGGAGGCGGGCGGGGGATTTGCCGGTGAGGACGGCGGCCCGGGTGGGA
It encodes the following:
- a CDS encoding sulfatase, translating into MLTRLLFLLALVLPLSSQAQDRPPNIIFMLIDDMGWTDLGCYGSKYYETPHLDQLAKDGMRFTQAYSACTVCSPTRAAVLTGKSPARLHITDWIAGHTRPHARLTIPEWTKHLPEAEETLAERLKTRGYATASIGKWHLGGADHYPEKHGFDVNIGGTDAGSPPSYFSPYKIATLPDGPEGEFLTDRLTTEAIGFIEKNKDQPFFIYLPHYAVHTPIMGKPDVVAKYQAKKADGSHSNPVYAALVESVDDGVGRLRETLQKLNLSENTIFVFTSDNGGLSGTVGAQGWKPGPTDNSPSRLGKGSAYDGGVHIPLIIAWPGTIEPGTTNDAPVISYDHVPTLLEATGTPLKEGQVVDGESLLPLLTQKDILKREAIYWHYPHYHPGSATPYSAIRAGDWKLVEFFDDQHVELYNIRRDVGEADNVAAVEPDIAQKMQKQLNDWRTQVGAQLPVENELYDSERAWESDRKKKGPKK